The sequence below is a genomic window from Variovorax paradoxus B4.
CACGCTCAACGCGCTCACGCTCGAGAAGCGCACGGTGTTCATCACCGACACCAACGTGAACGAAGACCCGAGCGCCGAGCTGCTGGCGAGCATTGCGTTGATGGCGGCCGAAGAGGTGCGCCGCTTCGGGCTGCCGCCGAAGGTGGCCTTTCTCTCGCACTCGAACTACGGCACCTCGAGCCGCGGCTCGGCACGCAAGATGCGGCTCGCGCGCGACCTGTTCGCGCAGATGGCGCCCGACATCGAATGCGACGGCGAGATGCACGGCGACGCGGCGCTGTCGGAAGAAGTGCGCCGCACCGCCCTGCCCGAGACCACGCTCACCGGCGAGGCCAACCTGCTCGTGTGCCCGAACCTCGACTCGGCCCACATCCTCTACAACGTGCTGAAGATGACGGGCGCCAACGGCATCACGGTCGGCCCGATCCTGCTGGGGGCCGCGGGCTCGGCGCATGTGCTCACGCCGTCGTCGACCGTGCGGCGCGTGGTCAACATGACGGCGCTGGCGGTGGCGAACGCGACGACCGCGCTGAAGTAGGCCGCTTCCGCTTTCCCTGAACCGACGCCCCGCTGCAGCACGCAGCGGGGCGTTTTTCATTGCGGGCCGGTCGGTGTATGCACCGTTTTCGCCCGCTCATCATCTTTTCGGCTGGCATGCAATCTGCTAATACCCTGAGCGGATATCTTAAATATCTTATTAATATATTTAAAGAAACCACGACCCTCCAGGCCCTTCGTCAACCTTCCTCGACTTCCAGAAGCACCTCATGAGCAATCCCCGCTGGCAAGGCATCTTCCCCGCCATCACCACCAAGTTCCACGCCGACGAAAGCATCGATGCCGAAGGCACCGCGCGGCACATCGACTTCCAGATCCGCAACGGCATCCACGGCCTCGTCACCTGCGGCTCGCTGGGCGAGGCCAGCACGCTCACGCTCGAAGAAAAGCTGCAGGTGGCGAAGATCGCCCTGGAAGCGGCCGACGGCCGCATCCCCGTGCTGGCCAATGTGTCGGAAACCAGCACGCGCGAGGCGCTGCGGTACGTGGACGGGGCCAACCAGCTCGGCGTCGCCGGCTTCATGGTGATGCCCTCGGTGATCTACGTGGCCGATGCGCGCGAGGCGATGCTCAACGTGCGCACCATCGCCCATGCGGCGCAAAAACCCATCATGGTCTACAACAACCCGGTGGCCTACCGGGTGGACCTGAAGCCCGAGCACATGCTGGAGCTGGCGGACTGCGAATGGATCGCGGCCATCAAGGAGAGCTCGGACGACATCCGCCGCATCACGGACCTGCGCAACACGGTGGGCGATCGCTACCAGCTGTTCCTGGGGGTGGACGACCTGGCCTATGAAGGGCTGGCGCTGGGCTGCGACGGCCTGCTGGCCGGGGTGGGCTGCGCGTTCCCGCGCGAGACGGTGGCGCTGTACGACCTG
It includes:
- a CDS encoding dihydrodipicolinate synthase family protein, producing MSNPRWQGIFPAITTKFHADESIDAEGTARHIDFQIRNGIHGLVTCGSLGEASTLTLEEKLQVAKIALEAADGRIPVLANVSETSTREALRYVDGANQLGVAGFMVMPSVIYVADAREAMLNVRTIAHAAQKPIMVYNNPVAYRVDLKPEHMLELADCEWIAAIKESSDDIRRITDLRNTVGDRYQLFLGVDDLAYEGLALGCDGLLAGVGCAFPRETVALYDLMKAGKFAEALKLYQWMTPMLHLDVSTKLVQNLKLIDVLVGVGSEHMRRPRLPLIGQERAAIEAIVKQALATRPAQYQSVA